A DNA window from Portunus trituberculatus isolate SZX2019 chromosome 47, ASM1759143v1, whole genome shotgun sequence contains the following coding sequences:
- the LOC123498233 gene encoding uncharacterized protein K02A2.6-like, whose amino-acid sequence MVGVTLKPEKFMFCCKEVEFVGFHVGWEAYKPTEDRLSAIRHFTMPGQPTITDVRSLFGFVNQLAPFLATAPIMEPFRDLLKKPTGRKVYWDEQLQQKLEQAKETICELAKDGLAFYDRTRPTAAITDWSREGIGFVILQQHCSCVSPEAPLCCKGGWRLALCGSRHLTPAEQGYAPIEGEALAVAYCLHKARLFLLGCPNLILVTDHRPLVGLLGDKALTDVANPRLFRLKERTLQFKFTIRYLPGKKNCAADFLSRHPSMKAAPGALEEEQDEEMSVAMAVATVAALELQDNLTLDEDMVLQASRNDPVYQLLLARVLAGDWHPQRSQELACLRPFYSIRERLGVSRGLVTYAFHSNHPRLVIPDLLRKQVAAHLHAGHQGIDSMLRRARQAVYWPGIEGDLRHYHTNCDTCNTHAPSQPPEPLLFTLPPDYPFQQTVVDLFQLEGHDYIVYTDRLTGWLEVPHLPDGTESGRVKDVLRHHFSRWGAPEQLSMDGGTNLGSEEMKSFLQKWGVGVRVSSAHFPQSNGRAEVAVKSAKRILRGNVGADGNLDNDKISLALLQYLNTPLWGINRSPAQLATGRQLRDGVPSVKRKLEVDKFWGMTLWQRERQMAHHHDRVVADRSVTRSRAPCAW is encoded by the coding sequence ATGGTAGGCGTCACCCTCAAACCAGAGAAGTTCATGTTCTGCTGCAAGGAGGTGGAGTTTGTCGGCTTTCACGTTGGTTGGGAAGCATACAAGCCCACCGAGGACCGTCTCTCAGCAATAAGGCACTTCACAATGCCTGGCCAGCCCACCATCACCGACGTGAGGTCACTGTTTGGATTTGTCAACCAGCTGGCACCCTTTCTGGCCACCGCCCCCATCATGGAGCCGTTTAGAGACCTCCTGAAGAAGCCAACAGGACGGAAAGTATACTGGGACGAGCAGCTGCAGCAGAAGCTGGAGCAGGCGAAGGAGACCATCTGTGAGCTGGCCAAGGACGGTCTGGCTTTCTACGACCGCACTAGGCCGACGGCTGCCATCACAGACTGGAGCAGAGAGGGCATAGGCTTCGTCATCTTGCAACAGCACTGCTCCTGCGTGTCGCCTGAGGCCCCACTCTGCTGCAAGGGGGGCTGGCGCCTGGCTCTCTGTGGTAGCCGCCACTTAACTCCAGCTGAACAAGGGTACGCGCCCATAGAAGGTGAGGCACTGGCAGTCGCATACTGCCTCCACAAGGCCCGCCTCTTCCTTCTAGGCTGCCCCAATCTTATTCTGGTGACTGATCACCGTCCTCTGGTGGGCCTGTTGGGTGATAAAGCGCTCACGGATGTCGCCAACCCAAGGCTGTTCAGGCTGAAGGAGCGGACGCTGCAATTCAAGTTCACGATCCGCTACCTGCCGGGAAAGAAGAATTGCGCGGCAGACTTTCTATCTAGGCACCCATCTATGAAGGCAGCCCCTGGTGCcctggaggaggaacaggatgaGGAGATGTCAGTAGCCATGGCCGTCGCCACCGTTGCTGCACTAGAACTGCAAGACAACCTCACCCTCGACGAGGACATGGTGCTACAGGCGTCAAGGAACGATCCCGTGTACCAACTACTGCTGGCCAGGGTGCTGGCAGGTGACTGGCACCCACAGAGGTCCCAGGAGCTGGCATGCCTGCGCCCCTTCTACAGCATCAGGGAGAGGCTGGGGGTGTCGCGAGGCCTGGTGACGTATGCCTTCCACAGCAACCATCCTCGCCTGGTGATTCCGGACCTCCTACGCAAGCAGGTTGCAGCCCACCTCCACGCAGGCCACCAGGGCATAGACTCGATGCTCAGGAGAGCACGACAGGCAGTATACTGGCCTGGCATTGAGGGAGACCTGAGGCACTATCACACTAACTGTGACACGTGCAACACACACGCCCCCTCCCAACCCCCTgagcctcttctcttcactctgcCCCCTGACTATCCCTTTCAGCAGACTGTGGTGGATTTGTTTCAGCTGGAGGGGCATGACTACATTGTCTACACAGATAGGCTGACGGGTTGGCTGGAGGTGCCTCACCTGCCTGATGGCACAGAATCAGGCAGAGTTAAGGACGTGCTGCGTCACCACTTCTCGAGATGGGGTGCCCCAGAGCAGCTCTCCATGGACGGAGGCACCAATCTGGGGAGTGAGGAGATGAAGAGCTTCCTCCAGAAGTGGGGGGTAGGTGTTCGGGTGTCCTCGGCGCACTTCCCACAGTCAAACGGAAGGGCAGAGGTGGCCGTGAAGTCTGCCAAGAGAATACTACGGGGAAACGTTGGAGCTGATGGCAATCTTGACAACGATAAGATCTCTCTCGCTCTGCTCCAGTACCTTAACACACCTCTATGGGGCATCAATAGGTCACCAGCTCAGCTAGCAACAGGCCGCCAGCTACGGGATGGAGTACCATCAGTGAAAAGGAAACTCGAGGTTGACAAGTTTTGGGGAATGACGCTGTGGCAGCGAGAACGTCAGATGGCGCACCACCACGACAGAGTGGTGGCTGACAGGAGCGTCACACGCTCCCGCGCCCCTTGCGCCTGGTGA